A single Streptomyces sp. Edi2 DNA region contains:
- a CDS encoding FAD-binding and (Fe-S)-binding domain-containing protein: MADRTETEKRNLEKELAAAVRGEVSFAAADRALMTMDASNYRRVPRGVVAPRDAEDVAAALRVCREHGVPVVPRGGGTSIAGQATGVGVVLDFTRHMRRIVSLDPAARTAVVQPGVILDDLRAAAGAHGLTFGPDPSTHSRCTLGGMIGNNSCGSHSVAWGTTADSVRELELLTYGGERVRAGRGTGPTGAPTGLPPRLRDGVKALVDAELALLRTGYPDLPRRISGYALDALLPEAGTDLARALTGSEGTLGVLTEATVRLVETPAARALAVLGYPDESAAAEAAHTLLPHKPMTVEGMAADLVGSAAGLPKGGAWLFVEMGGASPGEAAARAEALCRAAAADGATDHTLVTDPAGQRALWRIREDASGTATRLADGSEAWPGWEDCAVPPARLGPYLRDFRGLLAQHGLRGTPYGHFGDGCIHIRIDFDLLTAPGIRRFREFSYDLGELVVAHGGSLSGEHGDGQARAELLPKMYGRELVGVFERFKSLWDPAAGLNPGMLVRPARLDENLRFELLPKRPVPVEFGYPHDNGDFSAAVRRCVGVAKCRNAATGPGSTDVMCPSFRATGEEQHSTRGRARLLHEMLAGEVITDGWQSPEVRDALDLCLSCKGCRSDCPVGVDMATYKAEFLHHHYEGRLRPAAHYSMGRLPQWLRAAAPAAPALNALARTPLAAVAKRLGGIAPERPIPHLATETFTRWWWRRRGAVGAGVSEAGNRAASGAAPAARRRDAPPGRTVILWPDTFTNHLSPDVGRSAVRVLEAAGLRPLLPPTAPLRPAGALPLPRRHRPLCCGLTYVSTGQLDQARAEMRRTVEILSPLLRDGRPLVVLEPSCAAALRTDLPELLPDDPRAARLARSVRTFAQALEELAPDWQPPRIDRPVAGQTHCHQHAVLGDAADRRLRERAGLTGSLTGGCCGLAGNFGFERGHYDVSVACAEDQLLPAVREAPEGTEVLADGFSCRTQLDQLGDRPARHLAEVLAEALDEALEEPSGEPLGDEGS, encoded by the coding sequence ATGGCTGATCGTACGGAGACGGAGAAGCGGAACCTGGAGAAGGAGTTGGCGGCCGCGGTGCGGGGGGAGGTCTCGTTCGCCGCGGCCGACCGGGCGCTGATGACGATGGACGCGTCCAATTACCGGCGGGTGCCCAGGGGGGTGGTCGCGCCAAGGGACGCCGAGGATGTCGCGGCGGCGCTGCGGGTGTGCCGGGAGCACGGGGTGCCGGTGGTGCCGCGCGGCGGCGGGACCAGTATCGCCGGGCAGGCAACCGGCGTCGGGGTGGTGCTGGACTTCACCCGGCACATGCGGCGCATCGTGTCCCTGGACCCCGCCGCCCGCACCGCCGTCGTCCAGCCCGGCGTGATCCTCGACGACCTGCGGGCGGCGGCCGGCGCGCACGGACTGACCTTCGGCCCCGACCCCTCCACCCACAGCCGCTGCACCCTCGGCGGCATGATCGGCAACAACTCCTGCGGCTCGCACTCGGTGGCCTGGGGCACCACCGCCGACAGCGTCCGCGAACTGGAGCTGTTGACCTACGGCGGCGAGCGGGTGCGGGCCGGCCGCGGCACGGGCCCCACCGGCGCCCCGACCGGACTGCCCCCGCGGCTGCGGGACGGCGTCAAGGCCCTGGTCGACGCGGAGTTGGCACTCCTGCGCACCGGCTACCCCGACCTCCCGCGCCGGATCTCCGGCTACGCCCTGGACGCGCTGCTGCCGGAGGCGGGCACCGACCTCGCCCGCGCCCTCACCGGCAGCGAAGGCACCCTCGGCGTGCTGACCGAAGCGACCGTGCGGCTCGTGGAGACCCCGGCAGCGCGGGCCCTGGCCGTCCTCGGCTACCCCGACGAGAGCGCCGCCGCCGAGGCCGCGCACACCCTCCTCCCGCACAAGCCGATGACCGTCGAGGGGATGGCCGCCGACCTCGTGGGCAGCGCGGCCGGGCTGCCCAAGGGCGGCGCCTGGCTGTTCGTCGAGATGGGCGGCGCGAGCCCCGGCGAGGCGGCGGCACGGGCCGAGGCGCTGTGCCGGGCGGCGGCCGCGGACGGCGCCACCGACCACACCCTCGTCACCGACCCGGCCGGCCAGCGCGCCCTGTGGCGCATCCGCGAGGACGCCTCGGGCACCGCGACCCGGCTGGCCGATGGCTCCGAGGCATGGCCCGGCTGGGAGGACTGCGCCGTCCCGCCTGCCCGGCTCGGCCCGTATCTGCGCGACTTCCGCGGCCTGTTGGCCCAGCACGGCCTGCGCGGCACCCCCTACGGCCACTTCGGCGACGGCTGCATCCACATCCGTATCGACTTCGACCTGCTGACCGCCCCGGGCATCCGCCGCTTCCGGGAGTTCTCCTACGACCTGGGCGAACTGGTGGTGGCGCACGGCGGCTCGCTCTCCGGCGAACACGGCGACGGCCAGGCCCGCGCCGAACTGCTCCCGAAGATGTACGGCCGGGAACTCGTCGGCGTCTTCGAACGCTTCAAGTCGCTCTGGGACCCGGCCGCCGGGCTCAACCCCGGCATGCTGGTCCGTCCCGCCCGGCTCGACGAGAACCTTCGCTTCGAGCTGCTGCCCAAGCGCCCGGTCCCGGTCGAGTTCGGCTACCCGCACGACAACGGGGACTTCTCCGCGGCCGTACGGCGCTGCGTCGGCGTCGCCAAGTGCCGTAACGCCGCCACCGGTCCGGGCTCGACGGACGTGATGTGCCCGTCCTTCCGGGCCACCGGGGAGGAGCAGCACTCCACCCGCGGCCGGGCCCGGCTGCTGCACGAGATGCTGGCGGGCGAGGTGATCACGGACGGCTGGCAGTCGCCGGAGGTACGCGACGCCCTCGACCTGTGCCTGTCCTGCAAGGGCTGCCGCAGCGACTGCCCCGTAGGGGTCGACATGGCCACCTACAAGGCGGAGTTCCTGCACCACCACTACGAAGGCCGGCTGCGCCCCGCCGCCCACTACTCCATGGGCCGCCTCCCCCAGTGGCTGCGCGCCGCGGCCCCCGCCGCCCCCGCCCTCAACGCCCTCGCCCGTACACCGCTGGCCGCCGTCGCCAAACGCCTGGGCGGGATCGCACCCGAGCGGCCGATCCCCCACCTGGCCACGGAGACCTTCACCCGCTGGTGGTGGCGTCGGCGCGGGGCGGTGGGGGCCGGGGTCTCCGAGGCGGGCAACCGGGCAGCTTCCGGGGCCGCCCCCGCGGCCCGGCGGCGCGACGCACCTCCCGGCCGCACGGTCATCCTCTGGCCCGACACCTTCACCAACCACCTCTCCCCGGACGTCGGCCGCTCCGCCGTACGCGTCCTGGAGGCCGCCGGACTGCGTCCCCTCCTGCCTCCGACCGCGCCTCTGCGTCCGGCCGGAGCCCTTCCACTGCCGCGCCGCCACCGCCCCCTGTGCTGCGGTCTGACCTATGTCTCCACCGGCCAGCTCGACCAGGCCCGCGCCGAGATGCGCCGCACGGTCGAGATCCTGAGCCCCCTCCTCCGTGACGGCCGCCCCCTGGTCGTTCTCGAACCCAGCTGCGCCGCCGCCCTCCGCACGGACCTGCCCGAACTGCTCCCGGACGACCCCCGGGCGGCCCGCCTGGCCCGCTCCGTACGGACCTTCGCGCAGGCCCTGGAGGAGCTGGCCCCCGACTGGCAGCCCCCGCGCATCGACCGCCCCGTAGCCGGCCAGACCCACTGCCACCAGCACGCGGTCCTGGGCGACGCCGCCGACCGCCGCCTCCGCGAACGCGCAGGCCTCACCGGCTCACTGACCGGCGGCTGCTGCGGTCTGGCCGGCAACTTCGGCTTCGAACGCGGCCACTACGACGTGTCGGTGGCCTGCGCCGAGGACCAACTCCTGCCCGCCGTGAGGGAAGCCCCCGAGGGGACGGAGGTCCTTGCCGACGGGTTCTCCTGCCGCACCCAGCTCGATCAGCTGGGCGACCGTCCGGCCCGGCATCTGGCAGAGGTGCTGGCGGAGGCGCTGGACGAGGCGTTGGAGGAGCCTTCGGGGGAGCCTTTGGGGGACGAGGGCAGCTGA
- a CDS encoding FAD-dependent monooxygenase, whose protein sequence is MAELRADDATVAARAEVLISGGGSVGLSAAVFLAHHGVRVHLVEREDGLRIHPRATGLGGRTVELLREVQLADAVNAVAVDASAGSLGKISAETLAAADLPSRPPGQARNLATADMPWTPGTLRGTCPQNRLDAVLLPAARDRGAVVEFGVALESFTQDGTGVSARLSDGRTVTADYLIAADGARSAVRQALGIATSGPGDLGEPHANILFRADLEPLLGGRSFALCDITHPEATGMLVTIDGAQEWVFHTSRSQEPTPELIRTALGVPGLDVEIVSTLHWRMRGLLADRFRDGRVFLIGDAAHVVPPLGAFGLNTGVADAHNLAWKLALVLRGTAGTALLDSYDAERRPVARLALDQAVLRLSDPGLHWGHGPAAARARTAAGVVNAPVVHAGYRYASAAVIDPEPELPSTEDIALVLDGSPGSRLPHHWIGEGLSTLDLIRSRFTLLTGPGDSAWDEAAGRLGLPVHSVAVPEIPEGGALLVRPDGFIGWRAGESVPERLGPVLGRLLGEGQDA, encoded by the coding sequence ATGGCGGAATTACGGGCGGATGACGCGACGGTGGCCGCGCGGGCCGAAGTGCTCATCAGCGGCGGCGGTTCGGTCGGGCTGAGTGCGGCTGTGTTCCTGGCGCATCACGGTGTCCGGGTGCATCTGGTCGAGCGGGAGGACGGCCTCCGGATCCACCCGCGTGCCACCGGGCTGGGCGGGCGGACCGTGGAGCTGTTGCGCGAGGTCCAACTGGCCGATGCGGTGAACGCGGTGGCCGTCGACGCCTCGGCCGGCAGCCTGGGCAAGATCAGCGCGGAGACCCTGGCGGCGGCTGATCTGCCGTCCAGGCCACCCGGCCAGGCCCGGAACCTGGCCACCGCGGACATGCCCTGGACCCCCGGGACGCTGCGTGGCACCTGCCCGCAGAACCGCCTCGACGCCGTTCTGCTCCCGGCCGCCCGGGACCGGGGCGCGGTCGTCGAATTCGGTGTCGCACTGGAATCCTTCACCCAGGACGGCACGGGGGTCAGCGCACGACTCTCCGACGGCCGGACGGTCACCGCCGACTACCTCATCGCCGCGGACGGCGCCCGCAGCGCGGTCCGCCAGGCGCTCGGCATCGCCACCTCCGGCCCCGGCGACCTGGGCGAGCCGCACGCCAACATCCTCTTCCGCGCCGACCTCGAACCGCTGCTGGGCGGACGGTCATTCGCCCTCTGCGACATCACCCACCCCGAGGCCACCGGCATGCTCGTCACCATCGACGGGGCTCAGGAGTGGGTCTTCCACACCTCCCGCTCCCAGGAGCCCACCCCGGAGCTGATCCGGACCGCCCTGGGTGTTCCCGGTCTCGACGTCGAGATCGTCAGCACTCTGCACTGGCGGATGCGCGGCCTGCTCGCCGACCGCTTCCGCGACGGCCGGGTGTTCCTGATCGGCGACGCCGCGCATGTGGTGCCCCCGCTGGGCGCCTTCGGGCTGAACACCGGGGTCGCCGACGCCCACAACCTGGCGTGGAAACTGGCCCTGGTGCTCCGCGGCACGGCCGGCACCGCGCTGCTCGACAGCTATGACGCCGAACGCCGTCCGGTGGCCCGGCTCGCCCTGGACCAGGCGGTGCTGCGGCTGTCCGACCCCGGGCTGCATTGGGGGCACGGGCCGGCGGCGGCCCGTGCGCGGACGGCCGCCGGAGTGGTCAACGCGCCTGTCGTGCACGCCGGTTACCGCTACGCCTCGGCCGCGGTCATCGACCCCGAGCCGGAGCTGCCCTCCACCGAGGACATCGCCCTCGTCCTGGACGGCTCCCCCGGCTCGCGGCTGCCGCATCACTGGATCGGCGAAGGACTCTCGACCCTCGATCTGATCCGCTCCCGGTTCACCCTGCTGACCGGCCCCGGGGACTCGGCGTGGGACGAGGCCGCCGGGCGGCTTGGACTCCCCGTGCACAGCGTCGCCGTGCCGGAGATCCCGGAAGGTGGTGCCCTCCTGGTGCGTCCCGACGGCTTCATCGGATGGCGGGCCGGGGAGAGCGTGCCCGAACGGCTCGGGCCCGTCCTGGGACGGTTGTTGGGCGAGGGGCAGGATGCCTGA
- a CDS encoding TetR/AcrR family transcriptional regulator, giving the protein MADERNGPELVWSREPRAPRRPAMTIGRIVEVSLALADAEGLEALSMRRVATALGSGTTSLYRYVTSRDELLELMIDAAQGEDVPPPLSGDWRADLRAAACRHRAVLLRHPWLSGVMSTRPALGPNMLRQLDTALGAASALTDDISLASNAVDVVMQYVFGAVSRELAEQEAQRRTGQTEEQWRSSVGTYVQEIIAAGHHPQFARRVLEARDHTSQELFDFGLDSLLDGIATRANGPETRP; this is encoded by the coding sequence ATGGCAGACGAGAGAAACGGCCCTGAGCTGGTCTGGAGCCGGGAGCCGCGGGCCCCCAGGCGGCCGGCGATGACGATCGGGCGGATCGTCGAGGTCTCACTGGCACTCGCGGACGCCGAGGGCTTGGAAGCGCTGTCCATGCGGCGGGTCGCCACCGCGCTCGGCTCCGGTACCACCTCGCTCTACCGCTATGTGACGAGCCGGGACGAGTTGCTGGAGCTGATGATCGACGCGGCCCAGGGCGAGGACGTGCCGCCGCCGCTCTCCGGTGACTGGCGCGCCGACCTGCGGGCAGCCGCTTGCCGGCACCGCGCCGTCCTGCTGCGGCACCCCTGGCTGAGTGGGGTGATGTCCACCCGCCCGGCACTCGGCCCCAATATGCTGCGCCAGCTCGACACCGCCCTGGGCGCCGCCTCCGCCCTGACCGACGACATCTCACTGGCCTCGAACGCCGTCGACGTCGTCATGCAGTACGTCTTCGGTGCGGTCTCCCGCGAACTCGCCGAACAGGAGGCGCAACGCCGCACCGGCCAGACCGAGGAACAGTGGCGAAGCAGCGTCGGCACCTACGTCCAGGAGATCATCGCCGCCGGCCATCACCCCCAGTTCGCCCGCCGCGTCCTGGAGGCCCGGGACCACACCTCCCAGGAACTCTTCGACTTCGGCCTCGACTCCCTCCTCGACGGCATCGCCACCCGGGCCAACGGCCCTGAGACGCGACCCTGA
- the serC gene encoding phosphoserine transaminase has product MADIQIPADIKPADGRFGAGPSKVRTEALGALAATGSSLLGTSHRQAPVKNLVGKVRDGVRDLFQLPEGYEVVLGNGGSTAFWDIATHGLIERKSQHLSFGEFSSKFAKAAKLAPWLDEPTVLSADPGDHPDPAAEAGVDVYGFTHNETSTGVAAPIKRVAGADEGALVLVDATSGAGGLPVDIAETDVYYFAPQKSFASDGGLWLAAFSPAALERARAIHASGRHIPEFFSLPTAIDNSLKNQTYNTPALSTLFLLNEQLEWMNGQGGLDWAVGRTATSSRTLYGWAEDSKYATPFVTDPAKRSQVIGTIDFDDNIDAAAVAKALRANGIVDTEPYRKLGRNQLRIAMFPAIDPADVEALTACIDHVIGKL; this is encoded by the coding sequence GTGGCTGATATCCAGATCCCCGCTGACATCAAGCCCGCCGACGGACGCTTCGGCGCGGGCCCCTCCAAGGTGCGTACGGAGGCGCTCGGCGCCCTGGCCGCCACCGGTAGCTCCCTTCTCGGCACGTCCCACCGCCAGGCCCCGGTCAAGAACCTGGTCGGCAAGGTGCGCGACGGCGTACGTGACCTCTTCCAGCTCCCCGAGGGCTACGAGGTCGTGCTCGGCAACGGCGGCTCCACCGCCTTCTGGGACATCGCGACGCACGGCCTGATCGAGCGCAAGTCCCAGCACCTCAGCTTCGGCGAGTTCTCCTCGAAGTTCGCCAAGGCCGCGAAGCTGGCGCCGTGGCTGGACGAGCCCACCGTCCTCTCCGCCGACCCGGGCGACCACCCGGACCCGGCCGCAGAGGCGGGCGTGGACGTCTACGGCTTCACCCACAACGAGACCTCGACCGGTGTCGCCGCCCCCATCAAGCGGGTCGCGGGCGCCGACGAGGGCGCGCTGGTCCTGGTCGACGCCACCTCCGGCGCGGGCGGCCTGCCCGTGGACATCGCCGAGACCGACGTCTACTACTTCGCGCCGCAGAAGTCGTTCGCCTCCGACGGCGGTCTGTGGCTGGCGGCCTTCTCCCCCGCCGCCCTGGAGCGCGCCCGCGCCATCCACGCGTCCGGCCGCCACATCCCGGAGTTCTTCTCGCTGCCCACGGCGATCGACAACTCCCTGAAGAACCAGACGTACAACACCCCGGCGCTCTCCACCCTCTTCCTGCTCAACGAGCAGCTGGAGTGGATGAACGGCCAGGGCGGCCTGGACTGGGCGGTCGGCCGCACCGCCACCTCCTCGCGCACCCTCTACGGCTGGGCCGAGGACTCCAAGTACGCCACCCCGTTCGTCACCGACCCGGCCAAGCGCTCGCAGGTCATCGGCACCATCGACTTCGATGACAACATCGACGCCGCGGCCGTCGCCAAGGCCCTGCGCGCCAACGGCATCGTCGACACCGAGCCGTACCGCAAGCTCGGCCGCAACCAGCTGCGCATCGCGATGTTCCCGGCAATCGACCCGGCGGACGTCGAGGCCCTGACGGCCTGCATCGACCACGTCATCGGCAAGCTGTAG
- a CDS encoding PPOX class F420-dependent oxidoreductase encodes MTNPPSPGLAPFERQGAILLTTYKRDGTGVGTPMNMAVDGDHAYLRTYGSAWKAKRMRNFPEVEICASTWRGRPTGPTVPARVRLLDPQTREYRRAERSLTRKYPLIHGLFVPLVHRLKKERTLHYELRLVEGGAGEQGGAGAH; translated from the coding sequence ATGACGAATCCCCCGAGCCCCGGCCTCGCCCCCTTCGAGCGGCAGGGGGCGATCCTGCTGACCACGTACAAGCGGGACGGCACCGGCGTCGGTACGCCGATGAACATGGCCGTCGACGGCGATCACGCCTATCTGCGGACGTACGGCAGCGCCTGGAAGGCGAAGCGGATGCGGAACTTCCCCGAGGTGGAGATCTGCGCCTCCACCTGGCGGGGCCGTCCCACCGGGCCCACCGTCCCTGCGCGGGTGCGGCTGCTGGATCCGCAGACCCGGGAGTACCGGCGGGCCGAGCGGTCGCTGACCCGGAAGTACCCCCTGATCCACGGGCTGTTCGTACCGCTGGTGCACCGGCTGAAGAAGGAGCGGACACTGCATTACGAGCTGCGGCTGGTCGAGGGCGGGGCCGGGGAACAGGGCGGGGCCGGGGCCCACTGA
- a CDS encoding FAD-binding oxidoreductase, with product MEINDFDRLSAPTLGLAALVAQVRGPVLVPGDDGYDAERSGFQLARCHRPALIVGAECAGDVVAAVRFARAQGLPVAVQATGHGLSAATDGGLLISTRRMAGVRVDAAAGTARVEAGAVWGQVVEAAAPYGLAPLNGSSPGVGVVSYTLGGGVGVLARTYGFAADHVRSVDLVTADARLRHVTADSDPGLFRALLGGGHGLGVVTAMEFGLMPVARLYGGQLVFGGEQIDAALSAYLDWTESVPDELTSSLALIAYPDLPQLPESLRGRYLAHIRIAYTGSTAEGERLVAPLRALGPRVSDDLREMPYAESHIIHRDPSDPHAYDGDNALLSGLDAAALLRVAALTGPAAPVMCVVQLNHLGGAMATGASAGAVGHRDARYALRLVSGLPVAAGDGPGSGGASSDGAGSDGAGSGGPDAALATVRALHAEALAVVEPWRLGRSVNFLFGGHGERQDAEEVARSVHDADEHRRLAGIKAGHDPENVFRFHPVGAAMAGAAMAGRAPVAAAFPG from the coding sequence ATGGAGATCAACGACTTCGACCGGCTGTCCGCCCCCACCCTCGGCCTCGCCGCCCTCGTGGCGCAGGTCCGGGGCCCCGTCCTCGTCCCCGGCGACGACGGCTACGACGCCGAACGGTCCGGGTTCCAGCTGGCCCGCTGCCACAGACCCGCCCTGATCGTCGGCGCGGAGTGCGCCGGGGACGTCGTCGCCGCGGTGCGCTTCGCCCGCGCTCAGGGCCTGCCGGTTGCCGTCCAGGCCACCGGGCACGGGCTGTCCGCGGCCACCGACGGCGGGCTGCTGATCAGTACCCGGCGGATGGCCGGGGTGCGGGTGGACGCGGCGGCCGGCACCGCGCGGGTCGAGGCGGGCGCCGTCTGGGGACAGGTCGTCGAGGCGGCGGCCCCGTACGGGCTGGCGCCGCTCAACGGCTCCTCCCCGGGCGTCGGCGTCGTCTCGTACACCCTCGGGGGCGGCGTCGGGGTGCTGGCCCGTACGTATGGCTTCGCCGCCGATCACGTGCGGTCCGTCGACCTCGTCACCGCGGACGCCCGGCTGCGGCACGTCACCGCGGACAGCGACCCCGGGCTGTTCCGGGCGCTGCTCGGCGGCGGCCACGGCCTGGGGGTGGTGACCGCGATGGAGTTCGGGCTGATGCCGGTGGCGCGGCTCTACGGCGGGCAGTTGGTGTTCGGCGGCGAACAGATCGACGCGGCGCTGTCGGCGTATCTGGACTGGACCGAGAGCGTCCCGGACGAGCTGACCTCATCGCTCGCGCTGATCGCGTACCCGGACCTCCCGCAGCTGCCCGAATCGCTGCGCGGCCGCTACCTCGCGCACATCCGGATCGCCTACACGGGGAGCACCGCGGAGGGCGAGCGGCTGGTGGCGCCGCTGCGGGCGCTGGGGCCGCGGGTGAGCGACGACCTGCGCGAGATGCCGTACGCCGAGTCGCACATCATTCACCGCGACCCGAGCGATCCGCATGCCTACGACGGCGACAACGCGCTGCTCAGCGGGCTGGACGCGGCCGCTCTGCTGCGGGTGGCGGCGCTGACCGGGCCGGCCGCCCCGGTCATGTGCGTGGTCCAGCTCAACCATCTCGGGGGTGCCATGGCCACGGGCGCCTCGGCCGGCGCCGTCGGCCACCGGGATGCCCGGTATGCGCTGCGGCTGGTGTCCGGGTTGCCGGTCGCCGCGGGTGACGGGCCCGGCAGCGGCGGGGCCAGCAGCGATGGGGCCGGCAGCGATGGGGCCGGCAGCGGAGGGCCCGATGCCGCTCTCGCCACCGTACGGGCGCTGCACGCCGAAGCACTGGCGGTCGTTGAGCCCTGGCGGCTCGGCCGGAGCGTGAACTTCCTCTTCGGCGGGCACGGGGAGCGGCAGGACGCCGAAGAGGTGGCGCGCAGTGTGCACGACGCCGACGAGCACCGGCGGCTGGCCGGGATCAAGGCCGGCCATGACCCGGAGAACGTCTTCCGTTTCCACCCGGTCGGTGCCGCCATGGCCGGTGCCGCCATGGCCGGCCGGGCGCCGGTCGCCGCCGCCTTCCCCGGCTGA
- a CDS encoding WYL domain-containing protein — protein MKSSRLLSILLLLQTRGRVPAAELAERLEVSTRTVYRDIESLSAAGVPVYAERGRHGGIALLPGFRTDVTGMTTDEARALFILAAQGAHTALGLDEALGSALRKVMAALPAPHRPAAELAGSRILVDPDKWMSGPRPAVDLDELHTAVFTDRRLRICYRHSGETRLRTYTVDPYGLVAKAGTWYLVADRRGRPQLFRADRVASATLTDAPVRRRAGVGLAEVWQHLRRQVEDRPAEVRVTARIRRDRLDLAVRILGPALTGPPRTGDEGSGEGEGSRDGEDARNDAHTDTGTGTGEKTDTGTDWAVIELAYPVIGAVRQLLQFGDSLEVLDPPEARRVMAEAATALTAVYADDGPDRPTTG, from the coding sequence GTGAAGTCGTCCCGTCTGCTCTCGATCCTTCTGCTCCTCCAGACCCGCGGCCGGGTGCCGGCCGCGGAGCTCGCCGAGCGGCTGGAGGTCTCCACCCGGACCGTCTACCGCGATATCGAGTCGCTGTCGGCGGCCGGGGTGCCGGTCTATGCCGAACGCGGCCGGCACGGCGGGATCGCGCTGCTCCCCGGCTTCCGTACGGACGTCACGGGGATGACCACCGACGAGGCCCGCGCCCTGTTCATCCTGGCCGCGCAGGGCGCACACACCGCCCTCGGCCTGGACGAAGCGCTCGGCTCGGCGCTGCGCAAGGTGATGGCGGCGCTGCCCGCCCCGCACCGGCCGGCCGCGGAGCTGGCCGGCAGCCGCATCCTGGTCGACCCCGACAAGTGGATGAGCGGCCCGCGCCCCGCCGTCGACCTGGACGAACTCCACACCGCCGTCTTCACCGACCGGCGACTGCGCATCTGCTACCGCCACAGCGGCGAAACCCGGCTGCGCACGTACACCGTCGACCCCTACGGTCTGGTCGCCAAGGCGGGCACCTGGTACCTCGTCGCGGACCGGCGCGGCCGGCCACAGCTCTTCCGCGCCGACCGGGTGGCCTCGGCAACCCTCACCGACGCCCCCGTACGGCGCCGCGCGGGAGTCGGACTCGCCGAGGTCTGGCAGCACCTGCGGCGCCAGGTCGAGGACCGGCCCGCGGAGGTCAGGGTGACCGCCCGGATCCGCCGCGACCGCCTCGACCTGGCCGTACGCATCCTGGGCCCGGCACTGACCGGACCACCCCGTACGGGTGACGAGGGCTCCGGGGAGGGCGAGGGTTCCAGGGACGGCGAGGACGCCCGGAACGACGCGCACACGGACACCGGCACCGGCACCGGCGAGAAGACGGACACCGGGACCGACTGGGCCGTCATCGAGCTGGCCTACCCGGTCATCGGCGCCGTCCGTCAACTGCTCCAGTTCGGCGACTCCCTCGAAGTGCTCGACCCGCCCGAGGCCCGCCGGGTCATGGCCGAGGCAGCGACCGCCCTCACCGCCGTCTACGCGGACGACGGCCCCGACCGCCCCACCACCGGTTGA
- a CDS encoding ATP-binding protein codes for MSTRARPAATRLTPVPAAAAAHLLPGNDRSAARARAALRRQLRSWRISGELADSAELLLSELVTNAVRAQAQAPAASEVGVRFAWTGGRLRLEVRDASDELPVMNEAKEDEECGRGLVLVDALASGWGVDRDDTGKTVWVELAESAALAAELAAGDTSAPCPAPAP; via the coding sequence ATGTCCACACGCGCCCGACCAGCAGCAACACGGCTCACACCCGTCCCGGCGGCTGCCGCGGCCCACCTGTTACCCGGAAATGACCGAAGTGCCGCCCGCGCCCGGGCAGCGCTACGCCGCCAGCTTCGGAGCTGGCGTATCAGTGGCGAACTGGCCGACTCCGCTGAGCTGTTGCTGTCCGAGCTGGTCACCAATGCCGTACGGGCACAGGCACAGGCGCCCGCCGCCTCGGAGGTCGGCGTCCGGTTCGCCTGGACGGGCGGCCGCCTCCGGCTGGAGGTGCGGGACGCGAGCGACGAACTGCCCGTGATGAACGAGGCCAAGGAGGACGAGGAATGTGGGCGTGGATTAGTGCTGGTGGACGCCTTGGCAAGTGGCTGGGGCGTCGACCGGGACGACACCGGAAAGACCGTGTGGGTCGAGTTGGCCGAGTCGGCTGCCTTGGCCGCCGAGTTGGCGGCAGGCGATACCTCGGCACCGTGCCCGGCACCGGCACCGTAA
- a CDS encoding dihydrofolate reductase family protein has product MAQLLRVQNFNVSRDGFGAGEHQSLERPFGHADPGELFAWAGATASWPMRTDPGGSRGLDDYLTRDFARNIGAEIMGRNKFGPYRGPWSDHEWNGWWGDEPPFHTPVFVMTHHERPPLTLSDTTFHFVGGDPATVLGQAREAAQGKDVRLGGGATTIRQFLDADLVDTLHVAVSQVELGSGVRLWESPDELLDRFHLDVVPSPSGVTHHLFWRR; this is encoded by the coding sequence ATGGCTCAGCTGTTGAGGGTCCAGAACTTCAACGTTTCGCGTGACGGGTTCGGTGCCGGTGAGCACCAGAGCTTGGAGAGACCGTTCGGCCACGCGGATCCCGGCGAACTGTTCGCCTGGGCCGGCGCCACGGCGAGCTGGCCCATGCGCACCGACCCCGGAGGCAGCCGCGGCCTCGACGACTACTTGACGCGGGACTTCGCACGCAACATCGGCGCCGAGATCATGGGCCGTAACAAGTTCGGGCCCTATCGCGGGCCCTGGAGCGACCACGAGTGGAACGGCTGGTGGGGTGACGAGCCCCCGTTTCACACCCCGGTGTTCGTCATGACCCACCACGAGCGTCCTCCGCTCACGCTCTCCGACACCACCTTCCACTTCGTCGGCGGCGACCCGGCCACGGTCCTCGGGCAGGCGCGGGAGGCCGCGCAGGGCAAGGACGTCCGACTCGGTGGCGGGGCCACGACCATCCGGCAGTTCCTTGACGCCGACCTCGTGGACACCCTGCATGTAGCCGTCTCGCAGGTGGAGCTCGGATCCGGGGTTCGGCTCTGGGAGTCGCCCGATGAACTGCTCGACCGGTTCCACCTCGACGTCGTGCCCAGCCCGAGCGGCGTGACGCATCACCTGTTCTGGCGAAGGTGA